Proteins co-encoded in one Proteus terrae subsp. cibarius genomic window:
- a CDS encoding broad-spectrum class A beta-lactamase TEM-1 — MSIQHFRVALIPFFAAFCLPVFAHPETLVKVKDAEDQLGARVGYIELDLNSGKILESFRPEERFPMMSTFKVLLCGAVLSRVDAGQEQLGRRIHYSQNDLVEYSPVTEKHLTDGMTVRELCSAAITMSDNTAANLLLTTIGGPKELTAFLHNMGDHVTRLDRWEPELNEAIPNDERDTTMPAAMATTLRKLLTGELLTLASRQQLIDWMEADKVAGPLLRSALPAGWFIADKSGAGERGSRGIIAALGPDGKPSRIVVIYTTGSQATMDERNRQIAEIGASLIKHW; from the coding sequence ATGAGTATTCAACATTTTCGTGTCGCCCTTATTCCCTTTTTTGCGGCATTTTGCCTTCCTGTTTTTGCTCACCCAGAAACGCTGGTGAAAGTAAAAGATGCTGAAGATCAGTTGGGTGCACGAGTGGGTTACATCGAACTGGATCTCAACAGCGGTAAGATCCTTGAGAGTTTTCGCCCCGAAGAACGTTTTCCAATGATGAGCACTTTTAAAGTTCTGCTATGTGGTGCGGTATTATCCCGTGTTGACGCCGGGCAAGAGCAACTCGGTCGCCGCATACACTATTCTCAGAATGACTTGGTTGAGTACTCACCAGTCACAGAAAAGCATCTTACGGATGGCATGACAGTAAGAGAATTATGCAGTGCTGCCATAACCATGAGTGATAACACTGCTGCCAACTTACTTCTGACAACGATCGGAGGACCGAAGGAGCTAACCGCTTTTTTGCACAACATGGGGGATCATGTAACTCGCCTTGATCGTTGGGAACCGGAGCTGAATGAAGCCATACCAAACGACGAGCGTGACACCACGATGCCTGCAGCAATGGCAACAACGTTGCGCAAACTATTAACTGGCGAACTACTTACTCTAGCTTCCCGGCAACAATTAATAGACTGGATGGAGGCGGATAAAGTTGCAGGACCACTTCTGCGCTCGGCCCTTCCGGCTGGCTGGTTTATTGCTGATAAATCTGGAGCCGGTGAGCGTGGGTCTCGCGGTATCATTGCAGCACTGGGGCCAGATGGTAAGCCCTCCCGTATCGTAGTTATCTACACGACGGGGAGTCAGGCAACTATGGATGAACGAAATAGACAGATCGCTGAGATAGGTGCCTCACTGATTAAGCATTGGTAA
- a CDS encoding aminoglycoside O-phosphotransferase APH(6)-Id: MFMPPVFPAHWHVSQPVLIADTFSSLVWKVSLPDGTPAIVKGLKPIEDIADELRGADYLVWRNGRGAVRLLGRENNLMLLEYAGERMLSHIVAEHGDYQATEIAAELMAKLYAASEEPLPSALLPIRDRFAALFQRARDDQNAGCQTDYVHAAIIADQMMSNASELRGLHGDLHHENIMFSSRGWLVIDPVGLVGEVGFGAANMFYDPADRDDLCLDPRRIAQMADAFSRALDVDPRRLLDQAYAYGCLSAAWNADGEEEQRDLAIAAAIKQVRQTSY; encoded by the coding sequence ATGTTCATGCCGCCTGTTTTTCCTGCTCATTGGCACGTTTCGCAACCTGTTCTCATTGCGGACACCTTTTCCAGCCTCGTTTGGAAAGTTTCATTGCCAGACGGGACTCCTGCAATCGTCAAGGGATTGAAACCTATAGAAGACATTGCTGATGAACTGCGCGGGGCCGACTATCTGGTATGGCGCAATGGGAGGGGAGCAGTCCGGTTGCTCGGTCGTGAGAACAATCTGATGTTGCTCGAATATGCCGGGGAGCGAATGCTCTCTCACATCGTTGCCGAGCACGGCGACTACCAGGCGACCGAAATTGCAGCGGAACTAATGGCGAAGCTGTATGCCGCATCTGAGGAACCCCTGCCTTCTGCCCTTCTCCCGATCCGGGATCGCTTTGCAGCTTTGTTTCAGCGGGCGCGCGATGATCAAAACGCAGGTTGTCAAACTGACTACGTCCACGCGGCGATTATAGCCGATCAAATGATGAGCAATGCCTCGGAACTGCGTGGGCTACATGGCGATCTGCATCATGAAAACATCATGTTCTCCAGTCGCGGCTGGCTGGTGATAGATCCCGTCGGTCTGGTCGGTGAAGTGGGCTTTGGCGCCGCCAATATGTTCTACGATCCGGCTGACAGAGACGACCTTTGTCTCGATCCTAGACGCATTGCACAGATGGCGGACGCATTCTCTCGTGCGCTGGACGTCGATCCGCGTCGCCTGCTCGACCAGGCGTACGCTTATGGGTGCCTTTCCGCAGCTTGGAACGCGGATGGAGAAGAGGAGCAACGCGATCTAGCTATCGCGGCCGCGATCAAGCAGGTGCGACAGACGTCATACTAG
- the aph(3'')-Ib gene encoding aminoglycoside O-phosphotransferase APH(3'')-Ib: MNRTNIFFGESHSDWLPVRGGESGDFVFRRGDGHAFAKIAPASRRGELAGERDRLIWLKGRGVACPEVINWQEEQEGACLVITAIPGVPAADLSGADLLKAWPSMGQQLGAVHSLSVDQCPFERRLSRMFGRAVDVVSRNAVNPDFLPDEDKSTPQLDLLARVERELPVRLDQERTDMVVCHGDPCMPNFMVDPKTLQCTGLIDLGRLGTADRYADLALMIANAEENWAAPDEAERAFAVLFNVLGIEAPDRERLAFYLRLDPLTWG; this comes from the coding sequence TTGAATCGAACTAATATTTTTTTTGGTGAATCGCATTCTGACTGGTTGCCTGTCAGAGGCGGAGAATCTGGTGATTTTGTTTTTCGACGTGGTGACGGGCATGCCTTCGCGAAAATCGCACCTGCTTCCCGCCGCGGTGAGCTCGCTGGAGAGCGTGACCGCCTCATTTGGCTCAAAGGTCGAGGTGTGGCTTGCCCCGAGGTGATCAACTGGCAGGAGGAACAGGAGGGTGCATGCTTGGTGATAACGGCAATTCCGGGAGTACCGGCGGCTGATCTGTCTGGAGCGGATTTGCTCAAAGCGTGGCCGTCAATGGGGCAGCAACTTGGCGCTGTTCACAGCCTATCGGTTGATCAATGTCCGTTTGAGCGCAGGCTGTCGCGAATGTTCGGACGCGCCGTTGATGTGGTGTCCCGCAATGCCGTCAATCCCGACTTCTTACCGGACGAGGACAAGAGTACGCCGCAGCTCGATCTTTTGGCTCGTGTCGAACGAGAGCTACCGGTGCGGCTCGACCAAGAGCGCACCGATATGGTTGTTTGCCATGGTGATCCCTGCATGCCGAACTTCATGGTGGACCCTAAAACTCTTCAATGCACGGGTCTGATCGACCTTGGGCGGCTCGGAACAGCAGATCGCTATGCCGATTTGGCACTCATGATTGCTAACGCCGAAGAGAACTGGGCAGCGCCAGATGAAGCAGAGCGCGCCTTCGCTGTCCTATTCAATGTATTGGGGATCGAAGCCCCCGACCGCGAACGCCTTGCCTTCTATCTGCGATTGGACCCTCTGACTTGGGGTTGA